The proteins below are encoded in one region of Ostrea edulis chromosome 3, xbOstEdul1.1, whole genome shotgun sequence:
- the LOC125673835 gene encoding uncharacterized protein LOC125673835, which translates to MAVVSSFVAKHISEGLSTSKAFQDAKEKLGPVYFDAKFVECPQNAVEMAKLLKNLDELEKQRMKTVEKARKNQRILLNTQQSRYNFSKSSRTLLANQTICDNKLPPPGFRYHSNGDPKLTQLRPQGELSHQTQWTSSQNVTEQDGMLPKQKFIALDSNSNHLKIKYSPSPSQEAANIEIEIQKIESIIKELTFYLKRHNLITDSTPSAREKAMSILSAHNRDDVLHRYMGKPRTYKKQNGGSLTLTPKKKSESSTLQERTTSTSHSNCLACQFKVNHTYSNKDFNRSKDNSDKTKYKRWNIAPQGTLIKSPSSRLFVRSSFPFSNSSYKFQPTSTHGMNFKLDKGSKCEARIRKRIKAFVEPQDKDQVYGTRSTQSVPPPRRRSLIPLCYSRSVMDAWKEMTEEETQQCNKKVKQFLTVLPKHHYRKK; encoded by the exons ATGGCTGTTGTTTCGTCGTTTGTTGCAAAGCATATCAGTGAAGGACTCTCTACGTCTAAGGCATTTCAAGATGCAAAAGAGAAGTTAGGCCCTGTTTATTTCGATGCTAAGTTCGTGGAGTGTCCTCAAAATGCAGTGGAAATGGCCAAACTTTTAAAGAATCTGGATGAGCTTGAAAAACAACGAATGAAGACTGTTGAAAAGGCAAGGAAAAACCAAAGAATTCTTCTTAATACGCAACAGTCTCGATATAACTTTTCAAAATCATCGCGAACGTTATTAGCCAACCAGACAATATGCGACAACAAACTTCCACCACCTGGATTCCGTTACCACTCTAACGGCGACCCCAAGCTTACACAGCTGCGACCTCAGGGAGAGCTATCACACCAAACGCAGTGGACAAGTTCACAGAATGTTACAGAACAAGATGGCATGttaccaaaacaaaaattcatcGCATTGGATAGTAACTCAaaccatttaaaaatcaaatattcacCATCTCCTTCTCAGGAAGCAGCCAACATcgaaattgaaattcaaaaaatagAGAGTATAATAAAGGAATTGACATTTTATTTAAAGCGGCATAACTTAATTACTGATAGCACCCCTTCAGCTCGGGAAAAGGCCATGTCCATTTTAAGCGCACACAACAGAGATGATGTTTTACACAGATATATGGGCAAACCTCGTACGTATAAGAAACAAAATGGCGGATCACTTACATTAACACCCAAGAAAAAATCCGAGTCATCAACATTACAAGAGCGCACAACATCGACATCGCATTCTAACTGCCTAGCCTGCCAGTTTAAAGTCAACCACACGTACTCTAATAAAGATTTCAATCGATCGAAAGACAATAGTGATAAAACGAAATATAAAAGATGGAACATTGCTCCACAAGGTACATTGATCAAATCCCCATCCTCGAGATTATTTGTCAGGTCTTCATTTCCATTTTCTAACAGCTCATACAAATTCCAACCAACATCTACTCACGGAATGAATTTTAAACTGGACAAAGGATCCAAATGTGAAGCTCGGATTAGAAAGCGAATCAAAGCCTTCGTTGAACCCCAAGACAAGGATCAAGTTTATGGAACCAGGTCCACCCAGAGCGTCCCGCCTCCTAGAAGAAGATCGCTGATCCCTTTGTGCTACAGTCGCTCCGTTATGGATGCATGGAAAGAAATGACG GAGGAAGAAACCCAGCAATGTAATAAGAAGGTTAAACAGTTCCTAACAGTTTTGCCGAAACACCATTATCGTAAAAaatga